The Roseimicrobium gellanilyticum DNA segment CACCACCATCGGCATCGTGGCCCAGCGCAAGGGCATCGAAGTCACCGGCATGCGTGTGCGCACGGAGAAGCACATGAGCACGGACAGCCCGCGCCGCATCGTGCGCCTGCCCACCACCGTGTGGATGCCGCTGCCACCGGACCATCCCGAACGCGCCCTCTTCGAGAACACCGCTCACGGCTGCCCGGTGCACCAGAGCGTGCGTCCGGAGATCGACATCCCGATTGAGTTCGTGTGGGAGGGCTGAGAGCCCGCTCAGGTTACTGAGCACGAAATACCCGAAACTGATTCCTTCGTGACCCCGGAGGAAGATGCCCGATTCGCGCGCGTAGATGCACACCGAAGCATCTCTACCGTTTGCACTCTACGCCGATGAATCGTCGCACCCTTCTCACTCAAGGCACGGCCGCCGGAGCCGCCGTGGCTCTTTCCTCCTTCAATATCGTCCGTGCCGCGGAGCAGCCCGGAAAGAAAATGAAGGTCGCCGTCATCGCGCTCGGACGTGGCATGGGCCATGTGAGTGCCCTGCTCAATCTGCCAGATGTGGAGATCGCCTACCTCTGCGAGGTCGATCCGAAGCGCCTGGAGCGTGGACTCAAGGTGGTGTCCGACAAGCAACAGGTCTCGTGTCAGGGCGTGAAGGACTTCCGCAAGATTCTGGAGGACAAGTCGGTGGATGCAGTCTTCATCGCCACGCCGAACTTCTGGCACACGCCCATGGCCCTCATGGCCATGCAGGCAGGCAAGCACGTGTACGTGGAAAAACCCGGCAGTCAGAATCCGCGCGAAGCGGAAATGATTGTGGAGGCCTCCAAGAAGTACAACCGCCTCGTGCAAATGGGCAACCAGCGCCGCACGTGGATGAAGGAATCCATTGATGCCCTCCATGGCGGCGCCATTGGTGAGGTGAAGTTTGGCCGCGCCACCTACTACAACAAGCGCAAGGCGATTGGCGTGCCCGGCGAACTCGCAGCTCCGCCGGACCTCGACATGGATCTCTGGCAGGGACCGGTGCCGGATGAGCGGGACATGAAGCCCTTTGTGCACTATGACTGGCATTGGCTCTGGCACTGGGGCAACGGCGAACTCGGCAACAACGGCATCCACACGCTTGATATCCTGCGCTGGGGACTGAAGGTGGATTATCCCGAGCGCATCACCTACCTCGGCAACCGCTACTGGTACGACGACAAGCAGGAAACACCCGACACCGGTACCGCCGTGTACGACTGCGGTAAGGTGGGCTTTGAATGGGTGCAGAGCAGTTGTCACCAGCGCTCCGCTGAGAAGGGCATCGGCGAAATCGTCTTCTACGGAGACAAGGGCACCATGGGCATCGGCCGCGACTCATGGACCATCTACGATCTCGCTGGCGCAGAAACCGGCAAGGGCAAGGCCACCATCAAGGGCAACGACACCACCCACATCGGCAACTTCCTTGATGCCATCCGCAACAACGCCAAGCTCAACTCACCCATCGACGAAGGCCAGAAGAGCACCATGCTCTGTCACTTGGGGAACATCGCCTACCGCACCAATACCGTGGTGCGCTGTGATCCCAAGACTGGCAAGGTGCTCGACAAGGCTGCCGCTGAAAAATTCTGGGGCCGGCCGGAGTACCGCAAGGGATGGGATGTGAAGGTGTGAACTCGTGGATTGAGGCAGGAGGCAGCTTGATGCCTCCTGTCGTTTCATCGTTCCTTGTTCAAGCCGTCGATAACGGGGTGCATTGCTCTTAGAAGGCGACCGGTCCATTCTTCAGCGGTCCCCTGCACCCATGGGCACTCCTTCAAAAAATTATCCCAGTCCACGTTGTCCTCGTCTACTCGGGCGAATGGGAACCTTTTAAGAGTTCGTTCCCCTTCCCAGGTTTTGCTGTCGACCATGACCTGCTTCAAAAGTTGCGGCGGGAGGATGATTAACTCTGCGAGGAGCACAGCGTCATAGAGGTCTTTTCCTTGAGGGTACATGTCGCTTGCAAGCCACGATAACTTCCAGGCAAGCGATTCTTCCGGACTGGCCATGGTAACTCTTTTGCGCGTGCCTTGTTCGAACCTGATTTCCTCATTGATTGCTGGCGCGTGCAATGGTTGCTCGAATACAAAGTCCATCTGCACAATCGCAGGAGGAAGCTCGTCGCATCGCCATGGGAAGGCAATGCGGTGGCCGGGCGCGCGATCATAGGTCCAAATGTCTGTAGACGTGATGTTCTGGTGCTCAATCCATACATCATCGCATTGGGGATTTGCGATCACCCCCCGAATGATACCCTCCAGCATCTCCTTGGACTCTCGATCATCCATGCGCATCTCGCTTGGCTGAATCACCCAGTCAATATCACCCGGTTCGCGAGCTTCTTCTCCAAGGCACGACTTGAGAGCCAAGCTTCCACGAAGCACCAGATAGTGCGCTCCTATTCCGGAAGTCGCAATGCTCACGAGATGTGTCATGATTTTTCGTCTTGCAGACACCCAACGCTTCTGATCTTCCGGGGGAAGAACAGGGTCACCCCGACGGAATGCCCTGGTATA contains these protein-coding regions:
- a CDS encoding OsmC family protein — its product is MVEINVTYEGGLRTRAIHGPSKTELVTDAPVDNMGKGESFSPTDLVATALASCIATTIGIVAQRKGIEVTGMRVRTEKHMSTDSPRRIVRLPTTVWMPLPPDHPERALFENTAHGCPVHQSVRPEIDIPIEFVWEG
- a CDS encoding Gfo/Idh/MocA family protein; the encoded protein is MNRRTLLTQGTAAGAAVALSSFNIVRAAEQPGKKMKVAVIALGRGMGHVSALLNLPDVEIAYLCEVDPKRLERGLKVVSDKQQVSCQGVKDFRKILEDKSVDAVFIATPNFWHTPMALMAMQAGKHVYVEKPGSQNPREAEMIVEASKKYNRLVQMGNQRRTWMKESIDALHGGAIGEVKFGRATYYNKRKAIGVPGELAAPPDLDMDLWQGPVPDERDMKPFVHYDWHWLWHWGNGELGNNGIHTLDILRWGLKVDYPERITYLGNRYWYDDKQETPDTGTAVYDCGKVGFEWVQSSCHQRSAEKGIGEIVFYGDKGTMGIGRDSWTIYDLAGAETGKGKATIKGNDTTHIGNFLDAIRNNAKLNSPIDEGQKSTMLCHLGNIAYRTNTVVRCDPKTGKVLDKAAAEKFWGRPEYRKGWDVKV
- a CDS encoding nucleotidyl transferase AbiEii/AbiGii toxin family protein, which codes for MSFFDKLFGKSGQPAPSSPPPASMQKRPEYPPTMGPPPSAGESIADFIFDPSTQHYTRAFRRGDPVLPPEDQKRWVSARRKIMTHLVSIATSGIGAHYLVLRGSLALKSCLGEEAREPGDIDWVIQPSEMRMDDRESKEMLEGIIRGVIANPQCDDVWIEHQNITSTDIWTYDRAPGHRIAFPWRCDELPPAIVQMDFVFEQPLHAPAINEEIRFEQGTRKRVTMASPEESLAWKLSWLASDMYPQGKDLYDAVLLAELIILPPQLLKQVMVDSKTWEGERTLKRFPFARVDEDNVDWDNFLKECPWVQGTAEEWTGRLLRAMHPVIDGLNKER